One genomic segment of bacterium includes these proteins:
- a CDS encoding energy transducer TonB, translated as MGLMKTIGKPEVRYRYKLVLKVSLILSLMIMILAFKYFPKIEKDRISLETPQELFTVEDIQQTKQENRPPPPPEKPPVIIEATLLNEVNDIEIGDTEINFDAELSAPPPPPRQEQTKTIIEEETIYFVAVEEMPYPIGGINAIQQRIIYPEIAKRAGVEGKVFLLAYVDEEGNVTKAEVLKGIGGGCDEAAANAVLQTKFSPGKQRGKPVKVKVMIPIRFELSEGPA; from the coding sequence ATGGGCTTAATGAAAACTATAGGAAAACCTGAAGTAAGGTACAGATACAAACTCGTATTAAAAGTTAGTCTAATACTCTCGCTTATGATTATGATTCTCGCTTTTAAGTATTTCCCTAAAATTGAAAAAGATAGAATCAGTTTAGAAACACCACAGGAATTATTTACTGTAGAAGATATCCAACAGACTAAGCAGGAAAACAGGCCTCCACCACCACCGGAAAAACCTCCTGTGATAATTGAAGCTACATTATTGAATGAAGTTAATGATATTGAAATAGGAGATACGGAAATCAATTTTGATGCGGAATTGAGTGCACCTCCACCACCTCCGAGGCAGGAACAAACTAAAACTATAATAGAGGAAGAGACGATCTATTTTGTTGCAGTTGAGGAAATGCCATATCCGATTGGTGGGATCAACGCAATACAGCAGCGAATTATATATCCTGAAATTGCTAAAAGAGCAGGTGTTGAGGGAAAAGTATTTCTTTTGGCCTATGTGGATGAGGAAGGAAACGTCACTAAAGCAGAAGTATTGAAAGGTATTGGTGGTGGTTGTGATGAAGCAGCTGCCAATGCTGTACTACAGACTAAATTTTCACCAGGTAAACAAAGGGGAAAGCCAGTAAAGGTTAAAGTTATGATCCCAATCAGGTTTGAATTGTCAGAAGGTCCGGCTTGA
- a CDS encoding adenylate/guanylate cyclase domain-containing protein gives MFSKYCEGKTPEEINKYQNSTLGFMIDIVNIHGGIVNQILGDGFMATFGAPIPSETYSKDAVIASMEIISSLEKKNESGEIPQTSVRIGLHSGEVVTGNVGTIDRKQYSVTGNAVIVAARLEQMNKELDTSILISKAVVNSSKIDLEKFQFLGERMVKGFEKPIEVFTIK, from the coding sequence ATTTTTTCAAAATACTGCGAAGGCAAAACCCCGGAAGAAATAAACAAATACCAGAACAGCACTCTTGGATTTATGATTGACATTGTAAATATACACGGCGGAATTGTAAACCAGATTCTTGGTGATGGATTTATGGCAACATTCGGCGCACCAATTCCCAGCGAGACTTACAGCAAGGATGCTGTGATAGCCTCGATGGAAATTATTTCATCCCTGGAGAAGAAAAACGAGAGTGGAGAGATTCCGCAAACTAGTGTGAGGATTGGTTTGCACTCCGGGGAAGTCGTAACCGGCAATGTCGGTACTATAGACAGGAAACAATACTCTGTCACAGGAAATGCAGTAATCGTGGCTGCGCGTCTTGAGCAGATGAATAAAGAGCTTGATACATCCATCTTGATTAGCAAAGCAGTTGTAAATAGTTCAAAAATAGATTTGGAAAAATTTCAATTTTTAGGAGAAAGAATGGTAAAAGGTTTTGAGAAGCCCATCGAGGTTTTTACTATCAAATAA